In one Acomys russatus chromosome X, mAcoRus1.1, whole genome shotgun sequence genomic region, the following are encoded:
- the LOC127185285 gene encoding X-linked lymphocyte-regulated protein 3A-like: MDTDSADIHSRRNPNLPSDDTQNPDAVIPANEEVFDVSREDFPSSGTEGQQARKEIEDLFEESEGPIKNFLQGNRERVRVILTTSFQAMEQKVEDVLKLQCEQRQKLYEDYSLQIMNLNRKLTTDSHQVKKQAENLANMFMEQRKLVRQSLTLQKERMEEFKSLCEQYLEKLELLRDSRGNSVAEELRRLIDTLEMKLLMVNQERAAAAQQSLLDLLFS; the protein is encoded by the exons ATGGACACTGACAGCGCCGACATACATTCAAGGCGGAATCCAAATCTCCCATCAGATGACACCCAGAACCCAGATGCAGTCATTCCAg CCAATGAAGAAGTCTTTGATGTCAGTAGGGAGGACTTTCCTTCCTCGGGAACAGAAGGGCAACAGGCCAg gaaggaaatagaagatTTATTTGAAGAATCTGAAG GGCCCATTAAGAACTTTCTtcagggaaacagagaaagagtcaGAGTCATCCTCACCACGTCTTTCCAAGCCATGGAGCAGAAGGTGGAGGATGTTCTAAAACTCCAGTGTGAGCAAAG GCAGAAACTTTATGAAGACTATTCTCTTCAGATTATGAATTTGAATAGGAAGTTAACCACGGATTCACATCAAGTCAAGAAACAGGCAGAAAATCTCGCT AATATGTTTATGGAGCAACGGAAGTTGGTTCGCCAATCCCTGACCCTtcagaaggagaggatggaggaatTTAAATCACTGTGTGAACAATACTTGGAG AAACTTGAGTTGCTGAGGGATTCTCGGGGAAATTCCGTGGCTGAAGAGCTGAGACGTCTCATAGACACCTTGGAAATGAAACTGCTGATGGTGAAC CAAGAGcgtgctgctgctgctcaacAGTCTCTCCTGGATCTGTTATTCTCATAA